A single uncultured Acetobacterium sp. DNA region contains:
- a CDS encoding type 1 glutamine amidotransferase family protein — translation MNRTIYLYVCDTMADWEIGYLTAELNTGRYFKKGITPCKVVTVGIDVTPITTMGGLKILPDISVVGCDIKSTDALILPGGDTWLDSIHDPIINKAEQCIKENIIVAAICGATMGLAKNGLLDSRYHTSNDLGYLKMVCPDYKGETYYKNDPAVTDENLITAMGVAPLEFTVEVLKALAVFSPETLDAWYQLYQTHESEHFYALMNSIQ, via the coding sequence ATGAACAGAACGATATATCTTTATGTTTGTGATACCATGGCCGATTGGGAAATTGGATATTTGACGGCGGAACTTAACACTGGCAGATATTTTAAGAAGGGGATAACGCCCTGCAAAGTAGTAACTGTCGGTATTGACGTAACACCCATTACAACGATGGGCGGTTTAAAAATACTGCCAGATATCAGTGTGGTCGGGTGCGATATCAAAAGTACCGATGCATTGATTTTACCGGGAGGTGACACCTGGCTAGATTCAATCCACGATCCGATCATCAATAAAGCCGAGCAGTGTATTAAAGAAAACATTATTGTGGCCGCAATCTGTGGCGCGACAATGGGACTTGCCAAGAATGGTCTGCTGGATTCCAGATACCATACAAGCAATGATCTGGGCTATCTTAAAATGGTCTGTCCGGATTATAAAGGTGAAACCTATTATAAAAATGACCCCGCCGTTACGGACGAAAATTTAATCACGGCTATGGGAGTTGCACCATTGGAATTTACGGTGGAAGTCCTGAAAGCTTTGGCGGTCTTTTCGCCAGAAACATTAGATGCATGGTATCAGCTTTATCAAACCCATGAATCGGAGCATTTTTATGCGTTAATGAACTCGATACAGTAG
- a CDS encoding 3-methyl-2-oxobutanoate hydroxymethyltransferase, with product MKKGRKSIAYLQEKKDNGEKIVQMCPADRDKYFVMAAEMADCDICRLTTPGENTEMQIANATWRIRDVRSAAQLIHLNFYMQTPTYCSKEEALKNGSLYMANGADSLLPMGVSNETLKYMADNHLVVFGHVGALSGWQTSRHGGYKRLGKTAEDAMDVFRMAYEYQENGMMGMTIELTPIEVTNAIAKKLSVPVVAICAGGDADGSEMVDFDTFNMMPSAAVHAKAYGDFFKWAATAYSGWANDVRTGVYPEDKHGFHMDEKELDKFLNQLEQKYTVK from the coding sequence ATGAAAAAGGGTAGAAAATCAATCGCCTATCTTCAGGAGAAAAAGGATAACGGCGAGAAGATCGTGCAGATGTGCCCGGCCGACCGAGACAAGTATTTTGTCATGGCAGCTGAAATGGCTGACTGCGACATCTGTCGCCTGACAACTCCCGGTGAAAATACCGAAATGCAGATTGCCAACGCAACCTGGCGGATCCGTGACGTTCGCAGTGCGGCGCAGTTGATCCATCTTAATTTTTATATGCAGACGCCAACCTACTGTTCTAAGGAAGAAGCTTTAAAAAACGGTTCTCTATATATGGCGAATGGTGCTGATTCCCTGCTTCCCATGGGTGTCAGCAACGAGACACTGAAGTATATGGCAGATAACCATCTGGTCGTGTTCGGTCACGTCGGGGCCCTGTCCGGCTGGCAGACCAGTCGGCATGGCGGCTACAAACGCCTGGGGAAAACCGCGGAAGACGCCATGGATGTCTTCCGGATGGCTTATGAGTATCAGGAAAATGGCATGATGGGCATGACCATCGAACTGACTCCCATCGAAGTTACCAACGCCATCGCCAAGAAGCTGAGTGTGCCCGTGGTGGCTATTTGTGCCGGTGGTGACGCTGACGGTTCCGAAATGGTCGACTTTGACACCTTCAATATGATGCCGTCAGCCGCTGTTCATGCCAAAGCTTATGGTGACTTCTTTAAGTGGGCGGCGACTGCATACAGCGGGTGGGCCAACGATGTCCGGACCGGCGTATATCCCGAAGATAAGCACGGCTTCCACATGGACGAAAAAGAACTCGATAAATTCTTGAACCAGTTGGAACAGAAATACACTGTAAAATAG
- a CDS encoding YdeI/OmpD-associated family protein, whose translation MPVKNIPESWLICHSLKEWHDWLATHYDIETGVWLQIKKARSNELGVGMEEAVAEALCFGWIDSKIHSLDTEKYILHMTHRKPGSMWSMTNRKRAEALIAEGRMTEAGMVPIREAQANGRWEAAYTSKEKPVVPNDLATALGADQEANNNFENWSNSQKRQSVVWIEQSRQPKTRANRIDKVVSCAHKNQKLF comes from the coding sequence ATGCCTGTAAAAAACATACCTGAAAGTTGGTTGATCTGTCATAGTCTGAAAGAATGGCATGACTGGTTAGCCACGCATTATGATATTGAAACGGGGGTTTGGTTACAGATCAAAAAGGCCAGATCGAATGAGCTGGGAGTTGGTATGGAGGAAGCGGTGGCAGAAGCCCTATGTTTTGGCTGGATCGATAGCAAAATACATAGTTTGGATACTGAAAAATATATTCTTCATATGACTCATCGTAAGCCCGGGAGCATGTGGTCAATGACAAACCGTAAACGTGCTGAAGCACTTATTGCAGAAGGAAGAATGACCGAAGCCGGGATGGTGCCAATCCGCGAAGCTCAAGCAAATGGTCGATGGGAAGCTGCTTACACATCAAAAGAAAAACCGGTTGTACCAAACGATCTGGCAACAGCATTAGGTGCGGATCAAGAGGCTAATAATAATTTCGAAAACTGGTCAAATAGTCAAAAACGGCAGTCTGTTGTGTGGATAGAGCAAAGCAGACAACCGAAAACCAGAGCGAATCGTATCGATAAAGTTGTCAGTTGTGCTCATAAAAATCAGAAATTGTTTTAG
- a CDS encoding DUF4256 domain-containing protein: MKNEERELSSEQREELLSVLKVRFEKNINRHQGLKWAEIQSKLEANTKKMWSLNEMERTGGEPDVAGYDQATREYIFYDCSSESPNGRRNVCYDREALDSRKENKPENSAVEMAEAMGIELLTEEQYRELQKLGNFDTKTSSWVKTPAEVRKLGGAFFADRRYDHVFIYHNSAPSYYAVRGFRGLLRV; the protein is encoded by the coding sequence ATGAAAAACGAAGAAAGAGAATTATCATCAGAACAACGGGAAGAACTACTTAGCGTGCTGAAAGTCCGTTTCGAGAAAAATATAAACCGCCATCAAGGTTTAAAATGGGCAGAAATACAATCGAAGCTGGAAGCGAATACTAAAAAAATGTGGTCTCTCAATGAAATGGAAAGAACTGGCGGTGAACCGGATGTTGCTGGTTACGATCAGGCTACGAGGGAGTACATTTTTTATGACTGTTCATCAGAAAGTCCCAACGGCCGCAGAAATGTTTGTTATGACCGCGAGGCGCTGGATTCCCGGAAAGAAAACAAACCGGAAAATAGTGCGGTTGAGATGGCGGAAGCCATGGGTATTGAACTTTTGACAGAAGAACAATATAGAGAGTTGCAGAAACTAGGGAATTTTGATACCAAAACATCGAGCTGGGTGAAAACACCAGCTGAAGTCAGAAAACTAGGCGGTGCTTTCTTTGCTGATCGTCGTTACGATCATGTCTTCATCTATCATAACAGTGCGCCCTCTTACTATGCGGTTAGAGGATTTAGAGGCTTGCTCAGAGTCTGA
- a CDS encoding SDR family oxidoreductase: protein MKMDANTILAMAENSTKQIRSLPEVFGKDLAGKVAIVTGGATGLGYSVVNRLAEAGVHVVIASRKEMTGQKAEAEFRASGLEVKWFQTDVSKVSDCYAAVDYAVEQYGGVDIVVANAAVWSMYSFLDMPEEAFDMVLDTDLKGEYFIAQAAARVMVAQKTKGKIVFISSVAHKGSDATKLGTMTHYNAAKGAIVSMTKGIAKELRQYGISVNCVAPGGMLTAGALTNAAEAVGLYGQEFAEERGKYGRETPMAMNPDEVALVVLAMCTAMSDFIVGETIDVDGGSLLSYQAKPWSYTVAGCIPGPKAE from the coding sequence ATGAAAATGGATGCCAACACAATATTAGCGATGGCTGAGAACAGTACAAAGCAAATTCGTAGTCTGCCAGAGGTATTCGGCAAGGATCTGGCCGGCAAGGTAGCTATCGTAACCGGTGGTGCCACCGGTCTGGGTTATAGCGTCGTAAACCGTTTAGCCGAGGCTGGTGTGCACGTGGTCATTGCATCACGAAAAGAAATGACCGGGCAGAAGGCTGAAGCCGAGTTTCGGGCCAGCGGTCTTGAGGTAAAATGGTTCCAGACTGACGTCAGCAAAGTGTCTGACTGTTATGCTGCAGTTGATTATGCGGTAGAACAGTACGGTGGCGTTGATATTGTCGTTGCCAATGCGGCAGTGTGGTCGATGTACTCGTTTTTGGATATGCCGGAAGAGGCCTTTGATATGGTTCTCGACACCGATTTAAAGGGCGAATATTTCATCGCCCAGGCAGCTGCCCGGGTGATGGTTGCGCAGAAGACCAAGGGCAAAATTGTGTTCATTTCCTCAGTTGCTCATAAAGGATCTGACGCCACTAAATTGGGAACGATGACGCACTATAATGCGGCCAAGGGTGCGATTGTCAGTATGACTAAAGGGATTGCCAAGGAACTGCGCCAGTACGGCATCAGTGTTAACTGTGTCGCTCCCGGTGGGATGCTGACAGCCGGAGCCCTGACAAATGCTGCGGAAGCAGTTGGTCTTTATGGACAGGAGTTTGCTGAGGAACGCGGTAAATATGGCCGGGAGACACCGATGGCGATGAATCCTGATGAGGTGGCGCTGGTGGTATTGGCCATGTGTACCGCCATGTCAGACTTTATCGTCGGTGAGACCATTGATGTGGATGGTGGTTCCCTGCTTAGTTATCAGGCGAAGCCCTGGAGCTATACCGTAGCAGGCTGTATCCCTGGACCGAAAGCGGAATAA
- a CDS encoding DUF1048 domain-containing protein yields the protein MNFWEQITGSDMTKEFKAFESRAKKLPTDYQAAWEQIKTNLWPHSDLTGRNLMPILDGVLGLLEEAAADGQSVQEVLGDDIKGFCSALVGDEGATSYRDKWRKQLNNNIAKKLAK from the coding sequence ATGAATTTTTGGGAACAAATCACTGGCAGCGATATGACTAAAGAATTTAAAGCTTTTGAGTCGCGAGCCAAAAAGCTGCCGACTGATTATCAGGCGGCATGGGAACAAATTAAAACCAATCTCTGGCCCCACTCCGATTTAACCGGTCGCAACCTGATGCCAATTCTTGACGGTGTACTGGGCCTGCTTGAAGAAGCGGCGGCGGACGGTCAGAGTGTCCAGGAGGTTTTGGGTGACGATATCAAAGGCTTCTGTTCAGCCCTGGTCGGCGACGAAGGGGCCACATCTTATCGTGACAAGTGGCGTAAGCAACTCAACAATAATATTGCTAAAAAATTAGCTAAATAG
- a CDS encoding helix-turn-helix transcriptional regulator, whose protein sequence is MHTKLNMPWQKIYDFTVSCGNVHELKAFSAEILSGLGELCDFDQSLVYFLDGNGNVCNQYLHNIDKQWSTMYLEYYSKSKNGYYSLVKNLRENPTKPTINIRAWKKEPTTEFVSNYIYPRGVKYSLGFALFDINGKPRTLFALDKTKDENFTDTELMTVSLAVPQLNNLHKNFFCQQTSRQAVDQISWETTNLTAREIEIANLLCQGISPATISQSLYISQSTTNKHIAHIYEKMHVSNLQELLVRLLS, encoded by the coding sequence ATGCATACTAAATTGAATATGCCGTGGCAAAAAATTTACGACTTTACGGTTTCCTGTGGGAATGTTCATGAACTGAAAGCTTTTTCCGCTGAAATTCTGTCTGGCCTTGGAGAACTGTGCGACTTCGATCAGTCACTTGTTTATTTTCTGGATGGCAACGGAAACGTGTGCAACCAGTATCTGCACAATATTGACAAGCAATGGAGTACCATGTACCTTGAATATTACTCCAAGAGCAAGAATGGTTATTATAGTCTAGTCAAAAATTTGCGGGAAAATCCAACTAAACCGACCATTAATATCAGAGCCTGGAAAAAAGAACCAACCACTGAGTTCGTTTCTAATTATATTTATCCCCGGGGGGTTAAATATTCCCTTGGTTTTGCGCTGTTTGATATCAACGGCAAACCGCGAACCTTGTTTGCCCTGGACAAAACCAAAGACGAAAACTTCACCGACACCGAACTTATGACGGTGTCCCTGGCGGTTCCGCAATTAAACAATCTGCACAAGAATTTTTTCTGTCAGCAGACAAGTCGACAAGCGGTTGATCAAATTTCCTGGGAAACTACCAACCTGACAGCCCGGGAAATCGAAATCGCCAATCTACTGTGTCAGGGGATTTCACCAGCGACCATCAGTCAATCGCTTTATATCTCACAGTCCACCACCAATAAGCACATCGCTCATATTTATGAAAAAATGCATGTTTCCAACCTTCAGGAACTGCTCGTGCGCTTGCTAAGCTAA
- a CDS encoding DUF1801 domain-containing protein: MRYDVNTVAEYIEALPEARRTIIERFRKVILTNLPDGYAEQILYGMISYVVPLSRYPKGYHVKKNEPLPFLSLASQKNHIALYHMGLYGNQALLEWFADEYAKRVPTKLDMAKSCIRFKNLDQIPFDLIAELCQKITVDEYINFYEQAVKRR; this comes from the coding sequence ATGAGATATGATGTAAACACGGTAGCGGAATATATTGAAGCATTACCGGAAGCTAGAAGAACTATAATCGAAAGGTTTAGGAAAGTCATTTTAACCAACTTGCCTGATGGCTATGCTGAACAAATATTATATGGCATGATCAGCTATGTGGTACCCTTATCAAGATATCCGAAAGGCTATCACGTAAAAAAAAATGAGCCGCTGCCTTTTCTTTCGCTGGCATCTCAAAAAAACCATATCGCTTTATATCATATGGGTTTGTATGGTAATCAGGCGTTATTGGAATGGTTTGCCGATGAGTATGCTAAGCGTGTCCCGACAAAGCTTGATATGGCTAAAAGCTGCATTCGTTTTAAAAATCTGGATCAGATCCCATTTGATCTGATTGCAGAACTGTGTCAGAAAATAACGGTCGATGAATATATCAATTTTTACGAACAGGCTGTAAAACGAAGATGA
- a CDS encoding DUF4332 domain-containing protein — protein sequence MSKLSLIEGIGEAYELKLEAVDVNSIESLLETCTTKKGRSQLAEKTGISEKLILKWANHADLIRIKGIGGEYAELLEAAGVDTVPELATRKAENLFKKLQEINDAKSLVRKLPTQAQVEDWITQAATLPRVLTY from the coding sequence ATGTCTAAACTTAGTTTAATTGAGGGTATTGGCGAAGCTTATGAGTTGAAATTGGAAGCTGTGGACGTTAACTCGATCGAATCACTGCTGGAGACATGCACGACCAAAAAAGGTCGGTCTCAACTGGCAGAGAAAACAGGGATATCTGAAAAGCTTATTTTAAAATGGGCAAACCACGCCGACTTGATCAGAATCAAAGGGATCGGGGGAGAGTATGCCGAATTGCTGGAAGCAGCAGGCGTTGATACCGTACCGGAACTGGCCACACGCAAGGCGGAAAATCTCTTCAAAAAATTACAAGAAATCAATGATGCGAAATCACTTGTCAGAAAACTGCCGACCCAAGCACAGGTGGAAGACTGGATAACCCAAGCGGCAACGCTGCCACGGGTCTTGACGTATTAG
- a CDS encoding PadR family transcriptional regulator, whose amino-acid sequence MEVIVLENLTEMFKGLLEGCVLEIISGGETYGYQITRRLNALGFADVVDGTVYTILVRLEKKNLVDIEKKPSDIGPPRKFYVLNDAGREELQKFWDKWAFVSAKINELKENK is encoded by the coding sequence ATGGAGGTGATTGTGCTGGAAAATCTAACAGAAATGTTTAAAGGCCTGCTTGAGGGCTGTGTCCTTGAAATTATTAGCGGTGGCGAAACCTATGGCTATCAAATCACACGGCGATTAAATGCACTCGGCTTCGCAGATGTTGTGGATGGAACCGTCTATACCATTTTGGTGCGGCTTGAGAAGAAAAACCTTGTCGATATCGAAAAAAAGCCGTCCGATATCGGGCCGCCCCGCAAATTTTATGTCCTTAACGACGCCGGGCGCGAGGAGTTACAGAAGTTCTGGGACAAATGGGCGTTCGTGTCCGCAAAAATTAATGAGTTAAAGGAGAATAAATAA
- a CDS encoding EAL domain-containing protein → MAFESFFNRLKIKELSVLPEKDGWYLENRRHAQEMMKTGSWTYEIGNDTIYFTDEYFNIFETVTEKLAEDVESYFQFVCKDDVSKVKNSREQAFLGHNQELEYQIITGQGNHKFVKEKTRTLLDEVGNPTKIIGALQDITGEKILENSLKELGENLNLGQKVAGLGSWKYNAVKNEIFWSDEIYRIYDLKPGEFGGTVVELMDFTYPADRDVLEELTEKRLAHEKFDLQYRIQLRNGAIKHVRLVGEPIKNKDGLNIDLVGTIQDMTEIKKLENEIIFIKKNLEQAQRLAKIGSWEMNIEKSENFMSDEALRIFGITADEFKGTFEDFMSRVHPEDRNIIIDSMNGELTEEPFELEFRVIRKDGTIHEVFQIGEFNLDKNGQVLRAYGTIQDITEKKEYERAIEIKQKEIEKIQQRTKMLIQESGVVFEIITADGIIRYISDTSQKVINYDPESMIGKSIYDYYDHDEAAYLKGLIHSAMENKAITETGIITFSRKGNKPIYLEVHIQNFLDHPIIQGLVLDFRDVTNRIIMQRKIEKLASYDETTSLPKQNQFKKELAEKCLKASLEQHSLVVIMLDFEGFKEINDSLGFKVGQQLIVQIVMRLRGLLGKDTLISRYSEDQFAIVIEGLINLESYEARVVDIIDFFHRSFKIDIYEFDINVNVGVSVYPLETEEKDADAEDTMAEDDQAMDEIEQLIKYASIALVWSKKDGKNRYRFYSSELNIQNYKQLQLRHDLRMAVKRDQFRVYYQPMVRIKNHQILAVEALIRWNHPDWGIVSPDEFIFLAEETGAIVEMGKWMLRKICEDHRYWMLKGYKPVYISVNFSSVQFYERDFVKNITDILAEYEIDPTYLIVELTESLIIENSHKAIVDIENLQRAGIKVALDDFGTGYSSLSYLKNFNIDIIKMDASFLKNIMADKTSAIITQAIINLTKELRIKLVCEGIENWEQLSFLRENNCFAGQGYLYSRPVPFLKIDEILEKEKCRPMLSNTTFKPRAERRNSFRQAFHDLLKTDLTILKIKDKKMNVGNSKVLVKNIGSGGLCFISNIQFPLERDFTLQFVTTLLGKEISTYGTPVWCEEVEDNLFEYGVKFLMGESAVEELMRIIYEVQVKMKKNMLFSDGNFTDETAYNYFNNLIGQQSPEKVDFSQYKRNKF, encoded by the coding sequence ATGGCTTTTGAAAGCTTCTTCAATCGATTAAAAATCAAAGAATTATCAGTGTTGCCAGAAAAGGACGGATGGTATCTGGAAAACCGACGACATGCCCAGGAAATGATGAAAACCGGAAGCTGGACTTATGAAATTGGAAATGATACCATTTATTTTACCGATGAGTATTTTAATATTTTTGAAACGGTTACGGAAAAGCTTGCGGAAGATGTGGAGTCTTATTTTCAATTTGTCTGCAAAGATGATGTCAGCAAGGTAAAAAATTCAAGAGAACAGGCTTTTCTGGGACACAATCAAGAACTGGAATATCAGATTATCACGGGTCAAGGCAATCATAAATTTGTTAAAGAGAAAACCCGTACCCTATTGGATGAAGTGGGCAATCCGACAAAAATTATTGGCGCTCTGCAGGATATTACCGGTGAAAAAATCTTGGAAAACAGTTTGAAAGAGTTAGGGGAAAACTTGAATCTTGGACAAAAGGTTGCTGGTCTGGGTAGCTGGAAATACAATGCGGTAAAAAATGAAATCTTCTGGTCTGACGAAATTTACCGGATTTATGATCTTAAACCCGGAGAATTTGGGGGCACTGTCGTCGAATTAATGGATTTTACCTATCCTGCGGATCGGGATGTTTTAGAAGAACTAACCGAAAAAAGGTTAGCCCATGAAAAATTTGATCTGCAATACCGCATTCAATTGAGAAACGGAGCCATTAAACACGTGCGCCTGGTGGGTGAACCCATTAAAAACAAAGACGGTTTGAATATCGATTTGGTCGGAACAATTCAGGATATGACCGAAATTAAAAAGCTGGAAAACGAAATTATTTTTATCAAAAAAAATCTAGAGCAAGCCCAACGGCTGGCTAAAATTGGCAGCTGGGAGATGAATATCGAAAAAAGTGAGAACTTCATGTCTGATGAAGCCCTCCGGATTTTTGGCATCACAGCTGATGAATTCAAGGGAACCTTTGAAGATTTTATGAGTCGGGTGCATCCCGAGGATCGTAATATCATCATCGATTCCATGAATGGTGAATTGACCGAAGAACCCTTTGAACTGGAATTTCGGGTGATTCGAAAAGACGGAACGATTCATGAGGTTTTTCAGATTGGGGAGTTTAATCTCGATAAAAATGGACAAGTCTTACGTGCCTACGGAACGATTCAGGATATTACCGAAAAAAAAGAGTATGAGCGAGCTATTGAAATCAAGCAGAAAGAGATCGAAAAAATTCAGCAGCGAACAAAAATGTTGATTCAGGAATCCGGGGTTGTTTTTGAGATCATCACTGCTGATGGTATCATCCGCTATATCAGTGACACCTCTCAAAAGGTGATCAATTATGATCCTGAGAGTATGATCGGTAAAAGTATCTATGATTACTATGATCACGATGAAGCGGCTTATTTGAAGGGCTTGATTCATAGTGCCATGGAAAATAAAGCGATCACCGAAACGGGAATCATCACTTTTAGCAGAAAAGGAAATAAGCCCATTTATCTGGAAGTGCACATCCAGAATTTTCTGGATCATCCAATTATTCAGGGATTGGTTCTGGATTTCCGGGATGTGACAAACCGCATCATCATGCAGCGAAAAATAGAAAAGCTGGCGTCCTATGATGAAACAACATCCCTACCTAAACAGAACCAGTTTAAAAAAGAGCTCGCCGAAAAATGTCTCAAAGCATCTTTAGAACAGCATAGTCTGGTCGTGATCATGCTGGACTTTGAAGGATTTAAGGAGATCAATGACTCCCTGGGATTTAAGGTCGGGCAGCAGCTGATTGTTCAAATCGTGATGCGCTTAAGAGGGCTTTTAGGAAAAGACACCCTGATTTCGCGGTATTCCGAAGATCAGTTTGCTATTGTCATTGAAGGGTTAATCAATCTGGAATCCTACGAAGCTAGGGTAGTAGATATTATCGATTTCTTTCATCGATCCTTTAAAATTGATATCTATGAGTTTGATATCAATGTGAACGTCGGGGTCAGTGTTTATCCTTTGGAAACAGAAGAAAAAGATGCCGATGCCGAGGATACAATGGCTGAAGATGATCAAGCTATGGATGAAATTGAACAACTGATTAAGTATGCCAGTATTGCCCTGGTCTGGTCTAAAAAAGATGGGAAAAACCGCTATCGGTTTTATTCTTCCGAGCTGAACATTCAAAACTATAAACAACTTCAACTGCGTCACGATTTAAGAATGGCTGTCAAAAGGGATCAATTCAGGGTTTACTATCAACCAATGGTGCGGATAAAAAACCATCAGATTTTAGCAGTTGAAGCGCTGATTCGCTGGAATCACCCGGATTGGGGAATTGTCTCACCAGATGAATTCATTTTCCTAGCTGAAGAAACTGGTGCTATTGTGGAAATGGGAAAATGGATGCTGCGGAAAATCTGCGAAGATCATCGTTATTGGATGTTGAAGGGATATAAACCAGTCTATATTTCGGTGAATTTTTCAAGTGTCCAGTTTTACGAACGTGATTTTGTCAAAAACATCACGGATATTCTGGCAGAATATGAGATCGATCCCACATACCTGATCGTTGAACTAACTGAAAGCCTGATTATTGAGAATTCCCACAAAGCTATTGTCGATATTGAAAACCTACAGCGGGCTGGGATTAAAGTGGCTCTGGATGATTTCGGAACGGGTTATTCCTCGCTGAGTTACTTAAAGAATTTTAACATCGATATTATTAAAATGGATGCCTCTTTTCTAAAGAATATCATGGCTGACAAGACCTCCGCCATTATCACTCAGGCGATCATTAATCTGACCAAAGAGTTGCGGATTAAACTGGTCTGTGAAGGCATTGAGAACTGGGAACAGTTGTCGTTTCTAAGGGAAAATAATTGCTTTGCAGGTCAGGGCTATCTCTACTCGCGACCAGTTCCGTTCTTAAAAATCGATGAAATACTTGAAAAAGAGAAATGCCGACCAATGCTCAGCAATACGACCTTTAAACCCCGGGCCGAACGGCGAAATTCGTTCAGACAGGCATTTCATGACTTGTTAAAAACGGATCTGACGATTCTAAAAATTAAAGATAAAAAGATGAACGTTGGGAACTCTAAAGTTCTGGTAAAGAACATTGGCTCTGGTGGACTTTGTTTTATATCCAATATTCAATTCCCACTTGAACGGGATTTTACGCTGCAATTTGTCACAACGCTTCTTGGAAAAGAAATCAGTACTTATGGGACACCGGTTTGGTGCGAAGAAGTGGAGGACAACCTCTTTGAATATGGGGTGAAATTTTTAATGGGTGAAAGTGCGGTTGAGGAACTGATGCGAATTATTTATGAGGTACAGGTTAAAATGAAGAAAAATATGCTGTTTTCTGATGGCAACTTTACCGATGAAACGGCCTACAACTATTTTAACAATCTTATTGGACAACAGAGCCCTGAAAAAGTAGATTTTAGTCAATACAAGAGAAATAAGTTTTAA
- a CDS encoding CatB-related O-acetyltransferase — MSIPEKNYPRTGDKQTIYLNTVITNPNIKVGDYTIYNDFVNNPIDFEKNNVLYHYPINQDQLIIGKFCSIACGAKFIFTSANHTLKSLSTYPFPLFWEEYDLEQKAVTQAWDKKGDIVIGNDVWIGYEAVIMSGVHIGNGAIIGTRAVVTKDVEPYTIVGGVPAKPIKKRFDDETIKKLQSLCWWDWNKEQLREKLNDIMCGNSDQL; from the coding sequence ATGTCTATTCCGGAAAAAAACTATCCGCGGACTGGTGATAAACAGACCATTTATCTGAATACGGTTATTACCAATCCCAATATTAAAGTTGGTGATTATACAATTTATAATGACTTTGTAAATAATCCCATTGATTTCGAAAAAAATAATGTGTTATATCATTACCCTATCAATCAGGACCAATTAATTATTGGTAAGTTTTGTTCCATTGCCTGCGGCGCAAAGTTCATTTTTACCAGTGCCAATCATACGTTGAAATCATTGTCGACTTATCCGTTTCCTTTGTTCTGGGAAGAATATGATCTGGAACAGAAAGCGGTTACCCAGGCCTGGGATAAAAAAGGCGATATTGTGATTGGAAATGATGTTTGGATTGGGTATGAAGCCGTTATTATGTCGGGTGTCCATATTGGTAATGGAGCAATTATTGGAACAAGAGCCGTTGTAACAAAGGATGTTGAGCCCTACACAATCGTCGGCGGGGTACCTGCAAAGCCAATTAAAAAGCGATTCGACGATGAAACAATTAAAAAACTGCAGTCGCTTTGTTGGTGGGACTGGAATAAGGAACAACTGCGTGAAAAATTAAATGACATTATGTGTGGGAATAGTGATCAATTATAA